Sequence from the Corallococcus sp. EGB genome:
CGCAGGGCGTGCCCATGCTGGTGGCGGGCGACGAGATGGGCCGCACGCAGAAGGGCAACAACAACGCCTACTGCCAGGACAACGAGCTGTCGTGGGTGAACTGGGAGCTCAACGAGTCCCAACGCCAGCTGTTGGACTTCACCGTCCGCATCGCGAAGCTGCGGCGCGAGCAGCCGGTGCTCTCCAAGCGGCGCTTCTTCCGCGGGGCCCACATCTGGGACAGCGAGCTGAAGGACCTGGCGTGGTTCCGGCCGGACGGCAAGGAGATGCGCAAGGAGGACTGGGAGAAGCCCTACGTGCGCTCCCTGGCCTTCCTGCTGGGCGGTGACGCCATCGCCACGCCGGACGACGAGGGCCACCGCATCGTGGGGGACACGTTGCTGGTGCTGCTCAACGCGCACCACGAGCCCATCACCTTCATGCTGCCCGCGCTGGAGTGGGGCGCGGACTGGGAGCTGGTGGTGGACACGGCGGCCACCGGGGAATCCCAGCGCACGCACACCCCGGCGGGCGGCAAGGTGCAGGCGGTGGGGCGTTCCCTGGTGGTCCTCCGGCGCCCGGCGACGGAATGGGAGTAGCCGCCGGGCCCGTCCCGGGGTAGGCAGCGGACCCGATGATTCATTCACTCTGGCCCTGGGTGGGCTTCAACGTCTTCGTCCTGGCGATGCTCGCCCTGGACCTGGGGCTGTTCCACCGCAAGGAGCACGCGGTGTCGCCGAAGGAGGCGACGCTGTGGACGCTCGTGTGGGTGAGCATCAGCCTCGCGTTCTGCGGGGGCATCTGGCGCTACGGCGGCGAAGCGCCGGCGCTGGAGTGGCTGACGGCGTACGTGGTGGAGTACGCGCTCTCCGTCGACAACCTCTTCGTCTTCCTGATGGTGTTCGGCTACTTCCGGGTGCCGCCGCAGCACCAGCACCGGGTGCTCTTCTGGGGCATCCTGGGCGCGTTCGTGATGCGCGCGGGGCTCATCGTCGCGGGCACGGCGCTGGTGGCCCGCTTCGAGTGGCTCATCTTCCTGTTCGGCGCGTTCCTCGTCTACACGGCCTCCAAGATGCTGTGGGCCAAGGACGACGATGACGTGGACCCGGAGACGGGCTTCATCGTGAAGATGGCCCGGCGCCTGTTGCCGGTGTCGCGCCAGGGCGAGGGCAGCCGCTTCTTCCTCACCGAGGACGGCCGGCGCAAGGTGACGCCGCTGTTCATCGTGCTGCTGGTGGTGGAGGCCACGGACCTGCTCTTCGCCATGGACTCCATCCCGGCGGTGCTGGGCATCAGCAAGGACCCCTTCATCAGCTACACGTCCAACGTCTGCGCCATCCTGGGGCTGCGCTCGTTGTTCTTCGTGGTCTCCAGCCTGATGGAGAAGTTCCACCTGCTGAAGGCCTCGCTGGGCGTCATCCTGGCCTTCGTGGGCGTGAAGATGCTCATCGAGCACTGGTACAAGATCCCCATCGGCGTCTCGCTGGCGGTGATTGGCGGGTGCCTGCTGGTGGCCATCCTGGCGTCGCTGGTGTTCCCCAAGCCCCCGGAGGCGGAAGGCGCCCCGCCGGTGGCGGACGCGGACAAGGCTCCGGACGCGCCGGCCCGGAAGCAGGAGCACCGCTGACGTCAGGCCCCGGGGCCCTGCGTTTCGCTTGCATCGGGCGGGAGTCACTGCCAAGTCTCCCGCCATGTCCACCGCCACCACCGACGGCATCCGCGTCACCGTGGAGCCGGCCTTCTGGCCGGAGCGCAGCACCCCCGAGTCCGGGCAGTACGCCTTCATGTACAAGGTGGTGCTCCTCAACGAGGGCACCGTGCCGGCGCAGCTGCGGTCGCGGCATTGGATCATCACCGACGCGCAGGGGCACGTGGACGAGGTGAAGGGCGAGGGCGTGGTCGGCCGTCAGCCGCACCTCAAGCCGGGCGAGCGGTTCGAGTACACGAGCTGGGCGATGCTCAAGACGCCCTTCGGCACCATGCGCGGCGCGTATGAGATGGAGCGCCCGGACGGCACGCGCTTCGAGGCGCGCATCGCCGAGTTCGCGCTCACGCTCCCGCACGCGCTGCACTGAGCACGGGGACAGCTCGCATGCCTGTGCCGACCACGAAGCGGGGGCTGCTGCTCGTCAACCTGGGGACGCCGGACGCCCCCGAGTCCGGCCCGGTGCGCCGCTACCTGCGCGAGTTCCTCAATGACCCGCGCGTCATCGACATCCACCCGGTGGCGCGCTGGTTCCTCCTGAACCTCTTCATCCTCCCCGTGCGCCCCGCGAAGAGCGCGGAGGCGTACCGCAAGGTGTGGATGAAGGAGGGCTCGCCGCTGCTCGTGTACAGCCGCGCGCTGGAGGCGGAGGTCGCGGAGCGGCTGAAGGACGACTACGAGGTGGAGCTGGCCATGCGCTACGGCAACCCGTCGCTGCCGGACGCCATCGCGCGGCTCAAGGCGAAGGGCGTGTCGGAGTTCACGGTGTTGCCGCTGTACCCGCACGAGGCGGCGTCCTCCACCGCGTCATCGCTGGCGCGCACCTATGAGGTGCTGGCGGAGGGCTGGGACGTCCCCAACGTGCGCGCGGTGCCGGCCTTCTGGGACGACGCGGGCTTCCTGGACGCGTTCGCGGCGGTGGCCCGGCCGGTGATTGCGGACATGCGCGCGGACCACGTGCTGTTCAGCTTCCACGGGCTGCCGGAGCGCCACATGCGCAAGAGCGACCCGACGGGGCAGCACTGCCTGGCCTCCGCGGGCTGCTGCGACGCCATCACGGACGCGAACCGGCACTGCTACCGGGCGCAGTGCTTCGCGACGGCGCGGATGCTGGCGCAGCGCCTTTCGCTGCCGGCGGGCGGCTCCACGGTGTCGTTCCAGTCGCGGCTGGGGCGCACGCCGTGGGTGAAGCCCTACACGGACCTGGTGCTGCCGGAGCTGGCGGCGAAGGGCGTGAAGCGGCTGGCGGTGATGTGCCCGGCCTTCGTGGCGGACTGCCTGGAGACGCTGGAGGAGATTGGCCTGCGCGCGAAGGAGCAGTTCGTGGAGGCGGGCGGCGAGTCGCTGACGCTGGTGCCGTCCCTCAACGCCCACCCGGCGTGGGTGGACGCCGTGGTGGGGATGGTGCGCGCTTCGGACGGCCCGCCGGTCAAGGCGCGGGCGTCGCGGTAGGCGTGGGCGCCTGCTGGGGCGCGCTGACGGGCGTGATGTGGGCCTGGTAGGTGCCCACGGGCAGGTTCACGGCGGGCCGGGCGGGGCCGTTGAGGGTGGTGGACAGGGTGCCCTGCCAGGAGCGCCACTGGCCGGCCTTCACCAGGAACTCGCCCTTGCCGGTGACCTTCACGGTGGCGCCCAGCTCGGTGCCTTCCGGCTGGGAGGTGGACGGCGGGGGCGGCGCGTCGGGGGCTTCGGCGGCCTCGCTCTCCTTGGGCAGGTTCTTCAGGGTGGGGCGCGGGGGGCTGAGGGTGCCGCCGAACTGCTCCTGGAGGTCGTACTCGAGCGTGGCCACCTGCTCGCCGTTGTCGCCCGGGGTGATGGAGACGAGCTTCACGCGGTTGTGGCGCTCGCCGCCGCCCGCGCGGCGGAAGAGGGTGCCCAGGGCGTCCGGGGTGGTGAGCTCGGTGCCCAGGGACCACGTATCGCCGGGGCGCACGGGGTCGCGCGGCAGCTCCATCACCAGCGTGGCCAGGTTGCGCGCGGGCCCCTGGAGCCCGTCGATGATGAAGCCGCGGTCGCTGAAGGAAGCGTCCTCCGGCGCGCCGCCGTTGGGCGTCACGTGCAGCTGGCGCTCACCGGTCTTGTCCAGTTGGAGCGCGTAGGTGAACGCGGTGGGGAAGGGGGCGCTGGGGGCGGCCTGGGGGGCTGTTTCAGCGGGAGCGGCCTTGGCGCCCTTCTTCTTGGCGGCCTTGGGCGCGGGGGCGGACTCGGGGACGGCCGCGTTGCGGTCCAGCGCGAGGTCCAGGCGGAAGGAGATGGGGGCGCCCTCGGCGAGCTTCCAGCGCAGGACGACGGCGTCCTTGGGAATGGCGGGCTCGGCGCGAGCGGGCGGGGCTTCTTCCGCGGGTGCGGGCTCGATGGCACCCGGCGGGCGCGGGATGGGCTCCATCTTGCCCGGCGCTTCCTGCTTGCAGGCGGTGAACGCGAGGGCGACGAGCAGACCGGACAGACTTCGCTTCACGGGGACACTCCTGGTGACCGTCGCGGGATAGCGGAGCGGACGGCGGTTGTAAAAGGGAGAACGGCCCATGACGCGGCCCGCCGGGGGTGACGCTTTCAAGCTGGCGGATGTCCGGTTCCCCTCTGCGGGGAGCAAGCCTGAGCGACCCGGGGCCTCCGCCGCAAGTCCCCCTGGGGCGTCCGGGCCTGGCTCCCTTCATGTTTTATGATCGCTTTTGCCCGAGAGGCCATCCTGGCGGGGTGGCGTAAGAGGGGCCGTCATAGAGATTGGAGGTCCCATGAGACTAGGCGTGCTTGGCTGCATCTTCGCGGCGTGCCTCTCCGCTGCCTGCGTGACCACTCGCGAAGATCTGATCGAGAAGAAGCGTCATGGGGCCATGCAGGACTGGAGGCGTCAGGGGGCTGCCTATCGGAGCTCCGAGGGCTTTCAAGATGCCCGTTGGGGCATGAGCGTCGAAGAAGTCCGTGAGCTCTTCCCGGATGGAAAAATGCTCAATGAGAATGCGATGCGCTGGAAAGGCACCATCGCGGACCTTCCAGCAGTCGTGAAGTTTGGCTTTCTGAAGGGGCGATTCGTCGCGGTCGACGTCTTCTTTCCGGACGCAGGTAACGTTCGGAACTCACACCTGCTGATCCGGCGGCTGCTCAATCGGAAGTTCGGAACCCCGGTACGTGATCGGGATACAGCCGATGAAGCCCAGCGGCGGGTTGGCAGCTATCGCTCTGCCGCGGATACCGTGTTCGTGCTGGGGAGACTCACGGAATCACTCACCGGAGTTCACCAGGATCAGTACGCGCAGCAGCGCATCGATGTCCGTGCGGAAAACGATGAGGCTGAAGCCCGGAGACAGGCGCACGCTGCCGAGAAGCGATTCTTGCTGTTGAGCCGGTGGGCGACGGTCGAAAGTGACGTCAAGCTCAGGAGCGTGAAGACGCCAGGCGTCGAGGCTGTGGTTATCGAGTATGAGAGTGCGAGGTATGCAGCGGAACTCGCAGCGGCCCGGCAACGCGCAAGGGAACTTGAGCTTCAGCGCATGGCCAAGGAGCTTTGAGGGCTGGTTAGCCTCTGCGGGGCGCCGCCGCGCGGGACAGCCGGTCTCGCACGGCGATGCCCAGGCCGCTCGCAGCGGGCAGACAGGCCACGAGCACGTCGTGGCCCTGTTCGTCGGCTTCCCGGAGCCGTGCGTAGAGGACTCGCGCGGCCTGCGCGGGTTCGCCCGGCACGTCGAAGCGATGCACGTCCGTGGGCAGTGACAGCGACGCGGGGCCCAGCACTCCGACTCGCAATCCCTGTGCACGCAGGGCTTCCACCCGCTGCACCGCTTCGTGCGGCTCCGCGAGCACCACGCCGGCTCGCGGTGCGTAGTGCGACTCCAGCGACCCGGACACTCGCACCGTGGACGACGTCCGCACCGGCACCTCGCGCCCCAGCACGCGCTCGATGTCTTCTGTCGCCAGACCTCCGGGCCTGAGAATCGCGGGCGCTCCTGAAGACAGATCCACGATGGTCGACTCCACGCCCACCGTGGACGGACCTCCGTCCAGCACCAGGTCCACGTCGTCGCCCAGGTCTCGCCGCACGTGCTCCGCGGTCGTCGGGCTCACCCGGCCGAAGCGGTTGGCGCTGGGCGCCGCCACGCCTCCTCCCAGCCGCTCCAGCACCTCCATCGCCACGGAGTGGCCGGGCACCCGCAGCGCCACCGTGTCCTGGCCTCCCGTCACTGCGTCCGTGGCCCTCGACGTGCGCGGCAGCACCAGCGTCAGCGGCCCCGGCCAGAAGGCCTTCGCCAGCGCCTTCGCTTCGTCCGGCACCACGCGTGCCCATTCAGGCAGGTGCTCCGCATCCGGGATGTGGACGATGAGGGGATGGGTCGCCGGTCGGCCCTTGATGGCGAAGATGCGACGGACGGCCAGCTCGTCCTCGGCGTTGGCCGCGAGGCCGTAGACAGTCTCTGTTGGCAGGGCGATGACGCCGCCGCGGCGCAGCAATTCGACTGCACGGTCGAGGAGGTCGGGAGTAAGCATGCTCGGGCCGCACTGTCTCCCCAGGAGAAACCATGGGCAAGTCGCACGTTTTCGATGCGCGCAGCCAGATGCCAGTCCCCGCCGCCGACCTCTTCTCCTGGCACGCCCGCGAGGGAGCCTTCGAACGTCTGGCGCCCCCCTGGGAGACCGCGGAGGTCGTGGACCGCTCCGGCGACGGCATCCACCCCGGCGCCCGCGTCACCGTCAAGCTCCACCTGGGCCCCATCCCCCAGCGCATGGTCGCCGAGCACACCGCCTACGTGGAGGGCTCCTCCTTCCAGGACACCCAGCGCGAAGGCCCCTTCACCAGGTGGATCCATGACCACCGCATGCTCCCCGCGGGCCCCGGGACCTCCATCCTGGAGGACTCCATCCAGTACGAGCTGCCCGTGGGGGCGCTCGGGGACACCTTCGGCGGCGGCTATGCGCGCAAGCGCCTGGAGCGCATGTTCGCGTACCGTCACTCGCTCACCCGCGCGGACCTGCGCCGCCATGCCGCCTTCGCATCCCAGGGCCCGCTCACCGTGGCCATCGCCGGTGCATCCGGCATGCTGGGCTCGTCACTGGCGGCGTTCCTCTCCACGGGCGGCCATCGCGTGAAGCGGCTGGTGCGCGGCCGCGCGAACCCGGCTCGCGGGGACATCGCCTGGGCCCCCGACAAGGGCACCATCGACGCCGCAGGCCTGGAGGACGTGGACGCCGTGGTGCACCTGTCCGGCTCCAACGTGGGCGAGGGCCGGTGGACCGACGCGCGCAAGGCGGAGATCCTCAAGAGCCGCACGGAGACCACCCGCCTGCTGTCGGAGACCCTGGCCCGAGCCACCCGCAAGCCGCGCGTGCTCATCAGCGCCTCCGCCGTCGGCTACTACGGCAACCGGGGCGAGGAGGAGCTCACCGAAGCCTCCTCCTCTGGCGACGGCTTCCTCGCGGACGTCACGCGTCAGTGGGAAGCCTCCACCGCCCCCGCCGAGGCCGCGGGCATCCGCGTGGTGCGCATGCGCATCGGCGTGGTGCTGGACGCGCGGGGTGGGGCGCTCGCGAAGCTGGCGCTCGCGACCCAGGCGGGCGGCGGTGGGCCCGTGGCGTCCGGACGCCAGTGGATGAGCTGGGTGTCCCTGGAGGACGTGATGGGCCTCATCCAGTTCGCCATGTTCACGCCGTCCATCCAGGGGCCCGTCAACGCCGTGTCCCCGAACGCGGTGCGACAGGGCGAGCTGGCGAAGGTGCTGGGCAAGGTGCTCCACCGCCCCGCCATGTTCCTGCTGCCCGCCGCCGTGGTGAAGGCCGTCTTCGGTCAGATGGGCGAGGAGACCCTCCTGTCGAGCACCCATGCGCTGCCCACCGTGGCGCAGGCGCATGGCTTCCCCTTCCTCCTGCCCGACCTGGAGGGCGCGCTGCGCTTCACGCTGGGCCGCACCACCGACGGCGCGGAATACCGCCACGGGTGAGCCGTTGGGGGCGGCGCAAGTCGCCCCATGCTTGACACTCCTCGGGAGGGGCGACAGAAGTGCGCCGCTTCCCCCCTCGCTTCGAGGAGTCCTGATTGATCCAGGTCGAAGGGCTGACGAAGTTCTACGGCGAGCACGCGGCCATCCGGGACCTGGCCTTCACCATCGGCCAGGGCGAGGTCATCGGCTTCCTGGGCCTCAATGGCGCCGGCAAGTCGACGACGCTCAAGATTCTCGGCTGCGTGTTGCTGCCCACGTCAGGGCGCGTCGTCATTGACGGGCACGACGTGGTGAACCAGTCCCATGAAGTGCGCCAGCGCATCGGCTACCTGCCGGACGTGCCCCCCGTCTACGAGGAGATGACCGTGGGCGAGTACCTCGCCTACGTCGCCCGGCTGCGAGACGTGCCCGCGAAGGCCACCGCGTCCCACGTCGGCGAGGCCGAGGAGAAGACCGGCCTGCGCGACGTGCACGGCGACGTCATCTCCACGCTGAGCCACGGCTACCGTCAGCGCGTGGGCCTGGCGCAGGCGCTGGTGCACAAGCCCGCGCTGCTCATCCTCGATGAGCCGACCAGCGGCCTGGATCCGCTCCAGATCGTCGAGATGCGCGACGTCATCCGCGGCCTCAAGGGCGCGCACACGGTGCTCGTGTCCAGCCACATCCTCCCGGAGATTTCGCAGACATGTGACCGGCTGCTGATCATCCACAAGGGCACGCTGCTGGCGCAGGGCAGTGAGGAGGAGCTGTCGCGAAGCCTGGGCGGTCCGTCCATCGTGCTGGAGGTACGGGGCGACCGCGCGCGGGCCATGGAGGCCTTGCAGGGTTTCGGCTCGGTGGAGGCGCGGGAAGGGGAGCGGGGCGTGCTGGCGATGAAGGTCGCGGCGGCGCCGGAGCTGCGGCCCCAGGTGGCTCGGGCGGTGGTGGGCGCGGGCCTGGAGTTGCTGCGATTGGACGCGAACGAGGGGCAGCTGGAGGCGCTGTTCCTGCGCCTGACGCACGGGCAGGAGGTGAAGGCGTGAAGGCGCTCCTGATTGCGCGCCGCGAGCTGGCCGGCTACCTGCGCACGCTCAGCGGCTACGTCATCCTGGCCATCATCCTCGCGGTGAACGGGCTGTTCTTCAACGCGTACGCCCTGGGCGGCGCGAGCAAGCGCTCGGCGGAGGTGCTGTCCGGGTTCTTCTATTACTCCAGCGGCTTCACCATCGTGGCCGCCATCCTCGTGTCCATGCGGCTGCTCGCGGAGGAGCGCCAGACGGGCACGCTGCCGCTGCTCTACGCCTCGCCGGTGCGGGACCGGGATATCGTGCTGGGCAAGTTCCTGGCGGGGCTCGCGTTCCTGGCGCTGTACCTGCTGCTCACGCTCTACATGCCGCTCCTGGTGCTGGTGAACGGCAAGGTGTCCTTCGGGCACGTGGCGGCGGGCTACCTGGGGTTGCTGCTGCTGGGCAGCGCGTCGCTGGCGGTGGGGACGTTCGGGTCGTCGCTGGCGAAGAACCAGCTGCTCGCGGCCATCTTCTCCGCGGTGATGCTGGTGGCGCTCATCCTGTGCTGGCTGCTGGCGCGCATCACCGAGCAGCCGCTGGCGGACGTCTTCAGCGCGATGTCGCTGTGGAACCAGCACTTCCCCCCGTTCCAGACCGGGCTCATCCACGTGCGCGACGTCGTCTACTACCTGGTGGTCACCTACGTGGCGCTGTTCGCGGCCACGCGGGTGCTGGAAGCGCGGAGGTGGCGATGAGCACGCCGGCCTCTTTCGGGACGGGGCTCGCCGCGACGGGGGCGTTCGTCGCGGGGCTCATCGCCGTATTCGTCGCGGAGCGGGTGCTGGGAGCGGGCTCCGGCCGCGTGGCGTTGGCGGCATTGGGCACCGCAGTGGCCGTAGCTGCAACGGCATGGCGCGCGGTGCGGATGATCTCCGCGCCCGCTGAGCGGCGCGCGCTGGAGCGCTGGGTGCTCACGCTGTACGTCGTGGGGCTGGCCGCGCTGGCGCTCTACTTCGTGAAGGGGGACGTGGGGACGGCGCTCCTCGGTGCGCCGCTGTCGCGTTCGGCGCCCCGGCTGTCGGTGGTGCTGGCGGTGCTGTTCCCGGCGCTGCTGCTGTGCGCGCTCGTGCCGCTGGCGATGGTGGAGGCCGCGCTGGTGGCGATGGCGCGCGCGCCGGTGCCGGAGACGGGCCGCGTGAAGAGCGCGCTGTTCTCCGGCCTGGGCGTGGCGTTCGTCGTCGTGTTCGCGTTCGCGGCGACGTACGTGGCCACGCAGGCGGACGCGACCTGGGACCTGTCGTACTTCCGGACCGCGAAGCCGGGCGATGCCACGCGCAAGCTGGTGCGCGGCCTCAACGAGCCCCTCCAGGTGACGCTCTTCTTCCCGCCCGCCAACGAAGTGGGCGAGGCGGTGCGGCAGTACTTCCGCGACCTGGAGCCAGAGAGTCCGCAGCTGGGCGTGGAGTCGCTGGATCAGGCGGTGGAGCCCGCTCGGGGCAAGACCCTGGGCGTCAGCAACAACGGCTCCGTGGTGCTGGCGCGGGGCGACCGCAAGGAGAGCCTCACGCTGGGCCTGGATCCGGAGCGGGCGCGCGGACAGCTCCAGCGGCTGGACGCGGAGGTGCAGCGGCGGATGCTGGCGGTGGCGAAGCCCCGTCGCATCGTCTACCTCACCGGGGGCCATGGGGAGCGCGCGGACACGCGGCCCGTTCCGGGGGAAGAGGCCCGGCCCTCGGTGGCGCAGTTGAAGGAGTTGCTGCGCGCGCAGAACGTGGACGTTCGCACGCTCACGGTGGCGGAGGGGCTGGGCTCGGCGGTGCCGGGCGACGCGGCGATGGTGGCGGTGCTGGGGCCCACGCGGGAGCTGCTTCCGGAGGAAGCCACCGCGCTGCGCGAGTACTGGGAGCGCGGCGGGCGGCTGTGGATCGCGCTTGAGCCGGATGGCGCGGCGCTGGAGCCGTTGCTGCAACCCATGGGGCTCAAGTCGCTGCGCGTGCCGCTGGCGAACGACCGGGTGTTCTTCCGCACCACGCGTCAGCAGAGCGACCGGGGCAACCTGGGCACGGCGAGCTTCTCCTCGCACCCGTCGGTGACGTCGCTGTCCGCGCTGGGCTCGCAGGGCGCGGTGGCGTTTCCGGGCGCGACGGCGATGGAGACGGTGACGCCGCCAGTGCCCGGCGTGCTGTTGGACACGAGCGTGCGAGCGCACGCGGCGACGTTCGCGGACCGCAACGGCGACTTCGAACCGGAGCCCGGCGAGGTCGCGAAGGCGTGGCCGCTGGTGGTGGCGGTGGAGCGGCCGGCGGGGGAGGGGAAGCCCGCACCTCGCGCGGTGGTGATGGCGGACGCGGACGCGCTGGGGGACGGCATCCTGGGCAACCTGGGCAATGCGTATCTCGCGGTGGACACGCTGCGCTGGCTGTCCGGCGAGGAGTCGCTCTCCGGCGTGACGAACAGTGAGGAGGACGTGCCGTTGCAGCACACGCGCTCGCAGGACGTCGCGTGGTTCTACGCGACGGTCTTCGGGGTTCCGGTGGCGGTGCTGGCGGTGGGCTTCTTCGTGACGCGGCGGCGCGGGCGGCGCGCGCCCCGGGGCGTCGCGGTGGCGGGAGGTGCGCGATGAAGGCGCGCGACGTGGCGGTGCAGGGGGGAATGGCGTGCGTGGCCCTGGTGGCCGCGTTCTTCGTGTGGCAGCGCGAGCCCTCGCGGGTGGCGGGCGAGGTGACGGTGGAGGACGCGCCCGCGAGCGCGCTCGACCGCATCCGGTACGACGAAGAGGCGCGCTTCGTGGAGCTGTTCCGCGACCCCCAGGACCGTGACACCGTCTGGGTCCGTTTGGGCACCAAGCCCGTGAAGCCGGGCGCTGAGGCCGCGATGGATGCGGGCGTCGTTGCCCATGCATCCGGTGACGCGGGCATCACCCTGCTCGATGCGGGTGCGCTGGCTCACTCGACGTCCGACGCGGGCTCGCCCGCGACTGCCGCCAACACGGGCGCGCTCGCGAGTGCTTCCACGGACGCGGGGACTCCCGCTCCCGTGCCTCCACCCCGCGAGCTGCGCGGCAACGACGTGGCGCTGAAGCTGTTCTCCCACTTCGCTCCGCTGCGCGCGCAGCGGGACCTGGGCGTCCTGGACGACACGAAGCTGGACGAGATCGGCCTCGCGAAGACGCAGCGAGGCCTGACGCTGACGTTTGATGGGACGCCCCGGCTGTTCCGCCTCGCCACGCCCGCGTCGGGCTGGGGCTCGCCCTATCTTCAGCGCACGTCCGACGGGCACGTCTTCCTCCTCGGGCCCGGGCTGCTGCCGGACCTGGAGGCCGCGGCCAGCCGGCTCGTGGACCGGCGCCTGCACGCGTTCGACGTGGACGGCTTCGACCGCGTCGTCATCTCCACCGGCACCACGTCCCGTGCCTTCGCCGCCAACGGCAAGCCCCCGGGCGCCGTGCAGCTCTCGCCCGCGGACGCCCCCGGCACCCCGGACGACTTCGCCCGCAACTGGCACGACCGCCTGTGGCGCCTCACCCCCGTGGAGCTCCTGGGCCGCGGCGAAGCCCCTCCAGGCCCGGCCCCGACGCCCGCCTTCCGCGTGGAGTACCAGCGCGGCGGCAAGGCCGTGGGCGAGCTCTCCATGGCGAAGACGCCGGATGGCTCGTGGTACGCGCGCACGGAGCTCGCTCCGGGGTGGGTCCGCATGGGCGGCGGCCTGGAGCTGCTGGCCGAGGACGCCGCGAAGCTCACCACGCCGCGCTGACGCTCACGGCGCGGCGGAGTCCGCGGGCTCCACGTCCAGCCGCACGTCCACGAAGCTGTAGGCCGGCCACGGCCCCGTGAAGCGGAACGTGTACGCGTCCAGCCGCGCCACCAGTGACTGCACCCGCGCCTCGAACGCGGCCACCCGCGTGCGGTCCACCAGGAAGGCCGCGTTGAGCAGCATCCGCTCCCCCAGCGGCGCCGCTTCGTGCACGGCCTCCGACAGCGTCCGCAGGCCGGCCTTCAACCCCTCCAGGTCCTTCGTCGTGCATTCGCGCAGCGCCGCCTCCAGCCGCGCCTCGTGGTCCTCCTCGAGCTCGGACGGGCCGCGCGCCAGCTCCGGGTTCGCCTTCTGCAGGCTGCGCGTCAGCGCATCCCCATGGCAGTACACCTTCAGCCCCAGCTCCACCCGGCCCTCCAGCTCGGAGAGCGCCCGGCTCAGCGGCGCGCGCGCCACGCGCAAGAGTTCCCGCACGCGCTCCTCCGACGGCAGCACCGTCCCGAAGGCCACCGGCACCAGCGTGTGCCGCTGCACCAGGGCCTCCGTCACGCGCTGGTGCATCAGCAGGTGCGCCCGCGTGGGCACCACCCTCAGGCTCGCGACATCGGACACCAGCGCCGCGAGGCCTCCCTCGCGCACCGTGCGCACCGGGGCTTCACCCAGCCCCGCGACGTCCGGCTCCCAGCCGGTGTCCTCACGGATGATGCCGTAGAGGTAGTGCGCCCGTCCCTCGCGTGGGGACTCCGCCTGGGTCTTCGTCGTCATGACGTGCCCACCTCCCTGCAGTGACATCTTCTTTCAGCGCCTGGATGCCGCCTCGCGCCGGGCAATCATCTTCTTCACCTGGTCCACCAGCGCGTCCGGCAGGCACGGCTTCGTGACGTACGCGTCACACCCGGCCTCGTTCGCGTC
This genomic interval carries:
- a CDS encoding Gldg family protein, which produces MSTPASFGTGLAATGAFVAGLIAVFVAERVLGAGSGRVALAALGTAVAVAATAWRAVRMISAPAERRALERWVLTLYVVGLAALALYFVKGDVGTALLGAPLSRSAPRLSVVLAVLFPALLLCALVPLAMVEAALVAMARAPVPETGRVKSALFSGLGVAFVVVFAFAATYVATQADATWDLSYFRTAKPGDATRKLVRGLNEPLQVTLFFPPANEVGEAVRQYFRDLEPESPQLGVESLDQAVEPARGKTLGVSNNGSVVLARGDRKESLTLGLDPERARGQLQRLDAEVQRRMLAVAKPRRIVYLTGGHGERADTRPVPGEEARPSVAQLKELLRAQNVDVRTLTVAEGLGSAVPGDAAMVAVLGPTRELLPEEATALREYWERGGRLWIALEPDGAALEPLLQPMGLKSLRVPLANDRVFFRTTRQQSDRGNLGTASFSSHPSVTSLSALGSQGAVAFPGATAMETVTPPVPGVLLDTSVRAHAATFADRNGDFEPEPGEVAKAWPLVVAVERPAGEGKPAPRAVVMADADALGDGILGNLGNAYLAVDTLRWLSGEESLSGVTNSEEDVPLQHTRSQDVAWFYATVFGVPVAVLAVGFFVTRRRGRRAPRGVAVAGGAR
- a CDS encoding GvpL/GvpF family gas vesicle protein, which produces MTTKTQAESPREGRAHYLYGIIREDTGWEPDVAGLGEAPVRTVREGGLAALVSDVASLRVVPTRAHLLMHQRVTEALVQRHTLVPVAFGTVLPSEERVRELLRVARAPLSRALSELEGRVELGLKVYCHGDALTRSLQKANPELARGPSELEEDHEARLEAALRECTTKDLEGLKAGLRTLSEAVHEAAPLGERMLLNAAFLVDRTRVAAFEARVQSLVARLDAYTFRFTGPWPAYSFVDVRLDVEPADSAAP